The nucleotide window agtgtgcATTGCAATGGATCTTACGGTAATTACAGGCCTTAACTTTACAAAAAATACAGCTGACTGTCTATgaggttggtgtgttgtccccgtgtccgcgtgggtttcctcccacagtccaaaaacacatgttggtaggtggattggtgactcaaaagtgtccgtaggtgtgagtgaatgtgtgtgtgtctgtgttgccctgtgaaggactggcgccccctccagggtgtattcccgccttgcgcccaatgattccaggtaggctctggacccactgcaaccctgaattggataagcacttacagataatgaatgaatgaatgtctgtaccACTGGTAGATCATTTGGAGATGGAAATGTATTACAGACATGTCCAAATTCATTAGTCCCATAGTAATTGGTTATTCTTGTGCTCCCTATAATTCATGTCCCAAGCTACATGACTATAATTTTTTGAatgatttgttcatttgttttataaatttttaaaaagggtTTCCCaattgaattaatatttttaagatttgatcacattttttggtttgtttgtataGTTAAATGGGTTTGTGTGGGCCCTAGGAAGGATGAAGCGTGGGCACTACTGAACTCTCTGAAACAGACTTCCTTGAACGTGTTAAAATTGAAAAgattagttattttatttaaagaaagttattttttaatcattgtgTTATCAGCTACAACAAAGTGATATTTATTGATAATCTTTAAGTCCATCATGGTGTTCCTACGTGTTTTTACTTTGATGACTTGCTGCTTTCCTTCTCAGAGAAAGTAGCCTGTGTGTAGCTCACTGAAAGATTTTGGCAGAAGAAATGTGTAGTGGAGCAGGTGAGGGGGAAATGGGAAAAATGAGAGACTTCACAGCCTGAAAACAGGAACCAGATGCATGAGTGTGGGTCAATTCTGTGTGTGTAAGTACAAAGCAAGGGGCTGTGAGTGAGGTAGCCCATTACTCACCTACAGCTGTATCCGGGGCTTCTACAATCAACCAAACAGCAGCACTTCACTAAAACTCCGATTAAAAACTCAGACATGAGACGCAAACACTTGCTGTCTATGCAACTGTCCTATCACATCAAAAGCATATTACAGACACATTTCCTGAATGTCCATCAGGGTTGCTTCATACGGTGTCCTCAGGAATTTCATACTAACCTGCTGGAAGCATTCTTCAAATTCTTTCCAATTGCCAGCATAAAGTGTGAAGCCCTCCAAATGAAACAAATATTTCAGCTGAAGTGATGTGTGTGAGTCATGCATATCCTACTGATAAGATCATAAACCATTTCAGTAATGTAAATCATCCAGGTGCagcaaaaaaacccaacaatttaaataattaaatttgcTATTCAGTATTTGGCACACCACCAAAAacaatgaaattaaacacaaacacacacataaaaaaaaaatgctaatggCCAATGCATGGCAAAGTGAAAAGTACACAATGTTCCTCACTACTCACTAGAAGTAAAAGTATCATGATTTGAATATACACAAGGTTCAAACTCAAACATAATGTACTTAAGTTTATGTAGTGAAGTGAATGTAAGTCAATATCCATCTTCTACAAAGCTAAAACCATTAAAAAGCCAGGCCCTAGTAAAGACATGTTTAGCTAGTGCTGTCTAAAGGCCTCTGAGATGACATATTCAGGCAGTTTCGTAAGAATGCATTAATCTTTCTTTTGagatgttttattgtatttgtgAGGGTACTAGGGTCTATATATAGCACACGCGTACAGATATTGTCCTGAGGGACTTCAGTCTCTGCTGCTGTGCTGAACTTTATCGAAGGAAGcacatgtttgtgttgttgctctgtgtgagagagagagactgagagcaGAAATGTGTTGCCCAGCTTTGTGTAAACCAACTAAtaattctcattctctctctctctctctctctctctctctctctctctctcctcaacaGGATGCAGTGGCCTCAATTTTCTTTACTACTTCAGCAGaatctttaattttttaaactactgctgatatattttcaaaatatatttctttagaATTCATTCTAAAGATGACATTCAAAGCTCATTCATAAAATCCCTGTAGTCTAGTATTTGATTTGGTTTTATATGATACATCATATTTGATACATGATCTCAGTACCGagaagcatttttatttttcgtTTTTGTTAACCAGAagcatttacattttgaaaattacATTGTCCTGAATTCAATTTTACATTTGTACCCTGATGGAAtaaatcagtctgtgtgtattaTTAGGGATTTTTCAGTGCTGAAAggtctgtgaatgtgtgggcAGTGTCAGGCTGCTTGGGGCAGAAAGGGCAGGAAGAGAAGGCAGAGTCCTTTCAGCccagtgtaaatgtgtaaataaagcaGAATCTCAGGAAAGCGACTCACAGTCAGTGTTTATGAGGGAACACCACAGCTTATCTACAAAGGAGCAGAGAGGCAGTGTGAGTGTGCTAAGATTGGAGTGTCTAGAACACAGaaatacactcaccctgtgtgtgcgtgtgtgtgggtgggtgcaTGTGTGCGGTAAAAGTTCATCTGAACACATTACTTCATCTGAAGGCCTTACTTATGGCCTAAAGTATAACATGAAAGATTTTATTTGATGCTAGTTCACTCTAGGTTGGTATCTTTTCAAAGGTATTACACTGTGAAATTTCCAGTAAACATTACACTAGTTTACTGCAAAGATAATTTCCAGGAAAACACAGATGTACAATATAAATTGCAGAATGTATTAATAGGGAATTACAGGAGGTGTTCTGCAGTATAACATCGctttccatttaaaaacatgtatctctattcATCATTTGAACTCTGCAGtggtccttcacactgtgtgaaaatttcatgatgaatggacgactagaaatgctgcaaatttacttggattttttttttaacatagaCATCAATTGAAGTTAagatgtttttttccttctcctgtaaggTTGCTATTTTGAGACATACaagtttttaactggacagtaAATACAACAGTGAATATCTCTTCAGTGATATTCCTACACAATCATACACACATATAGTGGTTTAATATGAAATGTTCCAAAGAAACATTGAATTATTTAATAGTTCACAGTCGAGTTGATAGGAACCAGAAGTCCATAGCATGAAATTCCACTAGAAGCTGGTTATGAATGGTTAAATGGTAATGAATATTCAGCATGGATTTATGATGCCAAATGATGTTTTATGATAGGTATCAGATAAACCTTTGACCAAAAATTTATTTTAGAATCATACATTAATTTCTGGTTACAGGAAAAGTGTAAGAAAATCGGTTCCCCAAGATTTGTAGGTGCACATTTATTTTggatagtaaataaaaactttgtAGGTGTTGTCAAATTTCAGTCAGGATGTTTCTTCACTATTTAAAATTTCACTTAAAATGACACAATGAACATGTCAAAACATCCAAAACGACATTGAAGTgtttaataaacatgtaaattgtacaataacaaaagggaataaaaaaaaaacaagcctaATTTAACTGTAATAGGAAAAAGACTAGTGGCACGATGCCACTTTAGTGTAAATTTTACATGCTATGAATGCTTTTACTGCTATTAAAATGGCTATAAAGTGTAAAATGCAAACATTAATTGTAATGGTAAATTTAAACTGTAAATGTCTTTATTAAAGTGAAAGCACGGGGTGGATTAAGCATTTTAGGGAAGCTGAGTGTCTAAGTCTTGTAATATTTTAGGCCACAGTAGTGCAGACCAGAGAAACCTATTACATTTCAGTATGCGCTTAGTTGTAACAATCCACTTGTTGAACATTATGACTCCAGTAATGCACTTAAATATTGCACATGATCTATTGCATATCTAAATGAACATGCAAATATTGTATACCCTACAAGGTTTGATTTTGGTTAAATTGCTGCGGACCAACAGAGCTGCCTCTACAGGCCGAAAGGAGCAAGGTAGCTCAGTACCTCCTGAGACACACCCATTGTGTCTGGTGGCGAAAAAGTTTTATCTGCCATACCAATCTCCTGTCTGAGTGGGCCATTATTAGCTCTACTGATGTAGCCTAATTAAATCTCAAATGCTAGACCCAAAATAATGCCAGACAAAGGTGGATAGCAGATCGTGTAAAATCTCTTTCTTTGAGTTTACTTATTTGCGTCAGACATCCATGTCTCCCCTCGCTAATTAGCTTTGTAAAATAGTTGATTAACTAACTAAACTAAATTGAAGTCTGTAATTCTGATGGCCACTAAGCAGAGAAGCATCATGGTCTTGTGAGACACCTGGACACAACAGAGTCTGGAATTACCCCGGACTCACACTACAACAGTTAAAAAACACTCAAAAAATAAactaacaacaaacaaaaaatgtttatcTTCGAGAACTTACTTATATCTCTTTTGAGCTTTTTGTGAAAGACTTAATCCTGATTCCTTATCATTTTCTTTCAAACCAAAACATGTTCTAAAAATATGGTTAACACTAACACCATCCAAACATGCCATGTTAATCACAACAGCAAAATCACGAGTCTGACTTGGGAGGCCTGTAAATAGATGCTTTCAGGTCATTCCGTCACTAATTTCAAGCATTTCCAGCATTTTTTGAAATTCAATGGCTGCTGATTTACCTGATCAGTGATTGGGTCTTAAAACTTGAGACACCTTGTGGTAAGCCTCTTACTGTCAATCAGGGACCCCTGGAGACTCCCTCCAACAGCTGCTTAGTAATTAATCGGTGAACATAAGCCAAAAGAAAGATTGTGAGAGGCTGATATTACAGACATTCTCACTGGTAATaataaagattttatttcattttgttttggtttatttttaaattaaaatgtacctTAAGCATAAAGGAAAActaactatccatccatccattatctgtaaccgcttatccagttcagggtcacggtgagtccagagcctacctggaatcattgggcgcaaggcgggaatacaccctggagggggccaatataaaatatataaaaacaatatattgtaGTGTGCAAAATTTTAAATATCCTAATCAAATTACACTTTGTTTCTACAGGGATGACATTTGGCCCTCAGTAAATACAATGTGATTAAGTTGTGTGTAGTCAATGTATAGGGCAAGAGCACCTAAATATGTGCATAAACTATATATCAGTAAAGTAGTTTAGTATTACTGTCAACGAGAAAGACAAGATGTTCTTAAATCTGAATGTGCATTAATGTAGAAGACACTGATAAGTATATGTTGCAGAATTTCCATAATCTGGTCATCATGAAAGGTAAAGGGCAACCAATGTTTTAGACTGGTGTTGATGTAAGTGAATTAGTAGCCATAGCACAGTTCTGTATGGAAAACCCCCATAAAGATAatactattgtgtgtgtgtgtgtgtgagagagagagagagagagagagagtatgtgagcTGAATACAGTGCAGTAGCCTGCTGGGGAATACAGTAGTTGATCACACTTGGCTGAGAGGTAAACAATAGTTTGAGTAGGCCACAGGCTGATAATGCTGCCTTATCACAAACTCCAAGCAGAATACAATTCAGCATTTGCACAGAATGCTACAGACTTATAAatcctctcaaacacacacacacactaactctctctcactctctctctctctctctctctctctctcttcaaatgATGATATGACTGGGGCCAcaagactggactggactggacttttTCTGTTGTTTCCATTGTGTTAAAATTTCACTATAAACATTGTCAATAGAATTAGAaagaaaatgctttttttttctttaaagttaCTTTTTGGAGATTTTGGTTTGAGGATTTATTCTGATAGTAACTATATTCCATTGGCGGCacagtagtgtcacagtcacacagctccagggacctggaggttgtgggttcaattcccgctccgggtgactgtctgtgaggagttggtgtgttctcccagtgtccgcgtgggtttcctctgggtgctccggtttcctcccactgtccaaaaacacacgttggtaggtggattggcgactcaaatgtgtccgtaggtgtgagtgtgtgagtgaatgtgtgtgtgtctgtgttgccctgtgaaggactggcaccccctccagggtgtattcccgccttacgccctgtgattctgggtaggctccggacccactgcgaccctgaactggataagcagttacagacaatgaatgaattaactttaTAATACTTTGTACACGTTATATTTGTAAAAGCTACTAAAAAATAACTTAGGCTGCCAGCATTCCAATCAAAGGAAAATATTTTCTGTAACAAAACATACAGTGTGAAATTATTcaataaaagttaaaaaatgACTTGATAATAAGTTAATAATCACTGACAGcaccatcacacactgtggTCATCAATTGAGCACCCCTAGTCACAACCATTTCTTTTAACCTCTGAAAACATATAGTATGTATAGATGATCCACCTGTCTATCTATTTGGCTATCTACCTAGCATTGTTGTTATTATGAGagttaattaattcatattttacatttatttgcaagtaatattaattttattgtgagatgttttatcttttatatgtattttgtctcatATTTTGATGTGATAAAAAATGCTGATAAATAGTTTTAAAGATATTTTGtggtttttaaacattattatagCCTATACAATACACATAGGGCTTGAATGTCCTAACACTGtataaacctgtgtgtgtgtgtgtgtgtgtgtgtttgtgtattatgTGATTTAAGAGGTGGAGTTGTCGTTGTGATGCACTAATGAGGGCTGTGCAAGCAAAGTGCCCCGGGGGTCTTgtaatcctgtgtgtgtgtgtgtgctatagGGACAGACTCCTGTTTGAGGACGAGGCGTGGGGGGCaatacactcacactgtgtttaTACTCACCTGCTTATCTGCCAGaatggaagaaagagagagaagagagaatgaATTGAATGGAGTGTATTTACTTTCCTGATTCCACAGCCTGCTGCCACATTAcagcacagatacacacacaatgACCATTTTATGCAGCACTGTGTGGAGATGCtctaatatctctctctctcacacacctccatggGATAAACTCCTTTATGGAAGTGTCAACTGGTGTATGTTGGCAAActgatgttttttctttctccctcatatagaacacaaaaaacagatgaaatatatgaaatatatagaATACGTTCTAACAGTGAGAATGACAGTAAATGTAAACATGAAATTACAACAGACATACTGCCACACATAAACATGCATAAGCCCCATTCAAATTTCAGACCAGCAAATGCTTGATTTTAACCAGCAGCTTGAAATCAGTTAAATATATTCTATTCAGCTCCGCTCGGTTAATCCAGTTCAGCTCCCCTTGACTCAGTTCATCCCAGTTCAGCGTGCCACTGAGTCTACAGCCAAAAGCAGTTCAGTCAAAGGACACCCAGCTATAGTCGCTTCAGAAAATCCAGgcaaaatatccatccatctttATACAAGGCCAAGTAGTCACACACTTTATATTCCACTAAAATGTTCATGGGGATGAGCATCAGGCTCCACAGCTCCTCTCTGACAGTGGCTGCGTTCTGTTCTGACACTCTTCTGCTCAGTCTCAATATATGTCCGCCGTCCAATACAATGGAACATTGTGTGCAAGACAATCCCCATTCACTCAACACAGAGGCCATTCAATCGCAATCTAACCCAGGATTACCACATTCCTAGAAAGACAGGAGCAAAGAACCCAatggcagcacacactcacatacatacatctgTAAGTGATATGAAGATACATTCTGATTACTCAGAAATATACATATAGTTGTTGGGAAATTTAGGATTGGTGTGGTTCATTTTATGGATTGAATATGTGTCCTGAATTCAAACCATGACAAGATCCAAATGTGAATAAACCTACTAACCTATGACCATCTGTTGTTATCAACTGTCTGTTGCAGCACACAGAGAAATAGTTCCGTCCAGTGCCGCACAAaatgattcatttattcatcttgtTAATGCTTCATCCTTTTCATGTTCTTGGTGTGTCCGGAGACTGCATGACATCACTgctggcacaaggcaggaacacattctGTACATGGACCCAACTGATTGCAGGGCAccatccacccacacacactcacacacacacacacacacacacacatacacatacacacacacataaaacacaggGTAAACACACATTACTtctcacaggcagtgacccaAAGTGAGCAACACTTTCCCAGGACACCAGGAACTGGAGCTGAGGGCCAGTggcactacctgcagcaccagaAAGCTGCCCTTTGTGAATACAATGATattctgaaaaaatattttatataaaaacctGCTGAATCACTGTTGGCCTGTATTTTTTGGCTCTTGGACAAGTGCAAACACGGCACTTGCCTTTCTCAATACTCCACCCCTGTCAAAAATCTTTAATCTGAAATGGCGTAATAACTGTGGAGGTCTGCACTTTGTTTATGCCCATAATCCTATACCTTAATATGAACACTTACAAATCCATACATTTAATTGGGTGGATATATTTTCACTGAGTTAAAGACATCTATCACAACAGCCCACTTGCTTCTACACAAGTCAATCCCCCATGGTGTAGACTGGCAGACACTAAATATTCAGTCTGTTTCCTTTTTCAGGTTTTGTCAGTCTTAAGCTAAATATAGTTTAATTTAGAAATTCAAATAAATTCAGATATCCAGTTCAACTCTCCTCAAATTTCACATGTACAGTTTAACTCGGTTTATCTCACAGCTAATTACTCAGTTGAGTCATCTCAGCTGAATCTAAGAGACTGTAGTGTAAACTTAGTTTGAAGCCAGTTTATTTAACAGACCCATTAACAACCTCCGTTATATTctaccccagtaaacaattagcagttgattcaacgttgaaataacgtaatgactgctgtctaatcaacgttctcttaaggttgaaaatgaaagttgaaaagacgtccaaacacagacattgaaaagacgaatattagacgtattttggacgtcgattgacgtttaaaatatgtccttgacggacagactacatttagacctattttaaacgtccagggacgttccttgtttactgggacagcTGTTTTGATTACGGCGCTCTCTCCTCCAGAGaggtctgagtgtgtggtgGTGAGGGTGCTTCAGTGCTTCTGGCGCTTACCGAAACCGCGCTAAACGTTGGTTATTGTTTCCCCGCTGTGAGCGCGCGCTAATGAGCTGCAGGCCGTTAACGCTGTTAGTGGCGCGCGACTCATGTGGATTCCGCGCGCTCTGCTCGAGGGAACACagagaaaagagtgagaaagagcagagagagaaagagagaataatCATCAATCATTTATTAGTGCAAACTCGCATTACGGGCATTAGTGGAATGTGTATTGGTGCGCTGTCATTGCGCTTCTTTCTCATGTAAAGCACTCCATCATATGAAGTGTGTATTCACACTGACCTCATGCATCTTCTCAGCTCGAGGATGGAGACACGGTTCTCTTGATTTGCTTTCTACAAGTGTCAAAATTTCGTCCATTCAGGACCATATCTGCACAGCCTCTGCTGCTGGGCCAAAACAGCAGAAACTTCCCATTAACACACGGTAGggttaaataaaacactgtgaCTTTCAGATCTTTGCTCATCAGACCTCTTTCAGTTTCTTGGTCACGTGAGTCTACAGGAGTCCAGAAtttacgaaaaaaaaaaacacgatcAAATTTACGTATAATAAATAATGGCGCTTTAAATGATGGATTGTTATAGTTTAGCAAAAATATGAACTAGACATTAATAAATGagctaaatataataataataatcatcatcatcatcatcattcagctgcattatattttatgtgtaggttattatttttgtatgtatatagatagatagatagatatatagatagatagatagatagatagatagatagatagatagatagatagatagatagatagatagatagatgttaCTGATGTTCTACTCGGTCGATACGAACAGATATAGGTTTCTGTGTTGAAAGCGAAGGTCCGTCTTTGGACGGAGTGTTTGGAGCGGGAATGTATGATTGAGGAGCGCGTGCTTTTAATCAGTACAGTCTCGGTGTAACGTGGTTAAAAATCAcatctcatcatcatcatcactgcgCTTCAAGATCAAATTACACCCCACTTAACAAACGCTCAATCATCAGCGATGAACCAATTCGATTACGCACTGCATCATTAGAGGGTCTGTGCTCAGATTGTATCGATTAGGACGCGCTCGTctctgctttgtgtgtgtgtgtgtgtgtgttagggcaGGTTTCGCTAGGCCTGGCGCGCAGACAGGGCAAAGCTAGAGATAAAATCTCCGTTCAGTGATCACTCAAAGACAGTGAACTATGTCTGAGCGAGGTGTCAACACGGTGCagctcagtctctctctctctctctctctctctctctctctctctctctcacacacacacacacacacacacacatagcaacAGGTGCATCACACAAACATAAAGTCagttctctctttcacacacacaagccagTGATTCACATGCTGCAGCCTGTATCCAGTAAACTGATATTTGTTGGGGACGAGTGTCGGTGGGGACGATGGGGACGATGTTCTAGAAGTGTCCACCATCCCATACACTAACATACTGTTCAAAAATGCTATTTATgactgaataaacaaacaacagatttatgtaaaaataataataattattaataaaaaagtcAGACaacgcacacaaaacacagtggaGTACAGTGCTGTGGGCAGATTTTACGAAACACATTTCAcaattattctctctctctctctctctctctctctctctctctctctctctctctcacacacacacacacacacatagcacaCATAGTTAGATTTGTGGCTTAAGTGTTCTGACTAACACAATGAAATATTCCTGTAAGAAACACGATTAAATACCacttacatttataaatgaacTGTGTTTAAAGGTGCTATTTCTTTAAGGGACATTGGCTGAAATTCAATGCAATTCCACAGCGAAATCTAAAATCCTCCTAAACGTATTTTAATAAACTACTGCAGTCGAACATGCATCACTTTTCCTGtgcatatattaaaatatttctcaCAATGGAAATAGGAATTCAATCAGAAACGTAATGCGATTTGGCTTAAGATGATGTAATTAACAGGAAGTGTCATGGCAAATAATTTGTTGTGCTTTTACTTTTTATTGGTTATAATTTGACACTGAAAATATGTTTCATTTCACTGTAATTTAAACCCTAACCCTATTTTCTCTTAATCTGTGCGCTAcgatttataatttatattgaaGAAACCTATGTTAAAATACTTTCTCTTGGTGAAGGTGTTTacacagaaactttgaaaataatagaacatttaaaaatgtgctaTATATAAAGTAAACCCAGTAAATATTTAGCCGTttattcaacgttgaaataacgtaatgactgtcgTTTAAtaaacgttctcttaaggttgaaaatgaaagttgaaaagacgtccaaacagacattgaaaagacgactattagacgtattttggacgtccattgacgttattaattggtcccgaaaaaaattacttgtataaaacgcattttggacgtccactgacgttatcgattggtcaccagtTAACTAActttttaagatggattttggacgtccattgacgtttaaaatatgtccttgacggacagactacttttagacctattttgaacgtccagggacgttccttgtttactgggaaggccCAAACATAACTACCGAGTAACTGTCAGCAGAGGAACCGACGTCTCTACGGCTCTAGTTTCATATTTTACATCCTTATGGTCTGAAAACAGTTGGCGACGAGATTGATgactaaataaatgaatgaattaataatgtaGTGATCTCAGATTTAGAGGCGGTTCTCTtgagggtgtgtttgtgtgttgacaGTGTTTAGTGTCTCGTCCTCAGATGTTGTATTCTCTGTTGTTCTGTGACAGAGCTGTGGATCCTCGCACCTTCCCGGCGATCCTGCGCTCTGATTGGTTGGCGCGCTGTTTAAAGTGCGCGCGGATGGCGGAGGGTCTTCAGAGCTGCTCTTCTCTTCACTGTGAGgctgtgcatttgtgtgtgtgagagagacagagtgtgtggaAGAGCTGATGATGTTACCCAGCGTGGAGATggtgcagctgcagcagagtCCAATGAGACCTCAGTCTGCAGAGTCTGAGCTCTGTTGCTCCAGCCCTGAGCAGAAGCCCACCAGAGTGAGGAGACCCCTCAATGCCTTCATCATCTGGACCAAAGAGGAGCGCAGGAGACTAGCTCAGCTCAATCCTGAGCTTGAGAACACTGACCTCAGCAAGATACTGGGTAAAGAAACagctataaaaatatatagtttataAAAGTATGTAGTTTAGTACATCAGCTAGGACccttatatttttttctgaggtGTTTTTACAAAATTCATTTGATATTATCTCCTGAAAACTGGCATAACAAGTTTCCACCTGGTTACTCCTGAGCCTAGagattaacatttttaattattctcAAAGAGGAACTAACCCTGGGTGAGTTGAGCCAGCTTATTGAGTTGACTGTCACCTTGTTACCGTTATTTAATAGGTGATATAACTAAGTAAACTCAAAATAGTTCACATATTTAATTGCTTGTCAATAGCAATGAGGTTTCTCTGAGGCAATGTGTGCGAATCTCCCTCACACAGTTCTCTAAACCTGTTGTCTCCCTTTTTCATATTCTGTGTAGGTAAAACATGGAAGGCAATGTCTTTGGCTGAGAAGAGGCCATACATGCAGGAGGCAGAGAGACTGAGGGTCCAGCACACCATTGATCACCCAAACTACAAATACCGTCCCCGCAGACGCAAGATCAACAAACGCAATGCCAAAAGTCCACCAAGTGACTCCAGCAGCTCCCCTAACCTCCACCTCAGCTACATGCTCCACAATCAAGGCCTCCACTACCCCTACACACACCCGCACACACTGTCAGACTcatacaaacacccacacacattgcCAGACTcgtacacacaatcacacagcctgCCTTTTACCAGTCACCCAGCCGCAGTTCAGAATGGAGTGACGTTTACAAACGGAGGAGTGTCTTTCTCAGATAGAAGTACCTTCTTGGGCTCGTCCATGACATACCCACAGCAGGCCGGATACTCAGCAGGGCCTCAGCTGTACTACACATCCCAACATGCAGTGCAGCAGAGGACAGAGCATTGGGAACGGCGAGGAGCagaggtgtgtgggtgtgtgctgtGTTCAGGTGGACCATCCTTAGAGTTTTACCTGGAGCAAGTCAGAGTGGACATGCTGGACCAACTTGATCGCAGTGAATTCGACCAGTATCTCAATCCAGCACCAATAAAAGACCAACACTGAACCCAAAGACACATGAAT belongs to Hoplias malabaricus isolate fHopMal1 chromosome 9, fHopMal1.hap1, whole genome shotgun sequence and includes:
- the sox32 gene encoding SRY-box transcription factor 32 is translated as MVQLQQSPMRPQSAESELCCSSPEQKPTRVRRPLNAFIIWTKEERRRLAQLNPELENTDLSKILGKTWKAMSLAEKRPYMQEAERLRVQHTIDHPNYKYRPRRRKINKRNAKSPPSDSSSSPNLHLSYMLHNQGLHYPYTHPHTLSDSYKHPHTLPDSYTQSHSLPFTSHPAAVQNGVTFTNGGVSFSDRSTFLGSSMTYPQQAGYSAGPQLYYTSQHAVQQRTEHWERRGAEVCGCVLCSGGPSLEFYLEQVRVDMLDQLDRSEFDQYLNPAPIKDQH